In Leptospira hartskeerlii, a single window of DNA contains:
- a CDS encoding methylglyoxal synthase: MQSPEVPKTKRIVLIAHDNKKEDLVEWVQLHKEILSKHHLYATGTTGKIVHDKTDLPVHRFLSGPLGGDQQIGAKIVDGEIDVVIFFWDPLTAQPHDPDVKALLRIAVLYNIPIANNRRSADYLISSDLLASSYKKTTIDYNTGLPIY; the protein is encoded by the coding sequence ATGCAAAGCCCCGAAGTCCCAAAAACAAAACGTATCGTGCTCATTGCACATGATAATAAAAAAGAAGATCTAGTGGAATGGGTGCAGCTTCATAAGGAAATACTTTCTAAACATCATCTCTATGCAACGGGAACCACGGGAAAAATAGTCCATGACAAAACGGATCTACCTGTTCATAGATTTTTATCCGGTCCACTCGGTGGGGATCAACAGATCGGTGCAAAGATCGTGGATGGAGAGATAGATGTGGTCATTTTTTTCTGGGATCCATTGACCGCTCAGCCGCATGATCCGGACGTTAAGGCTCTTTTGCGAATTGCAGTGCTTTATAATATTCCAATAGCAAATAATAGAAGGTCTGCTGATTATTTGATCTCATCCGACCTTCTCGCGAGTTCTTATAAAAAGACTACAATCGATTATAATACAGGACTGCCTATTTATTGA
- a CDS encoding 6-bladed beta-propeller, with product MGRRAQTKLFVLFLLLGILTQSGWSEPLPNFGLKEKEARTFFKRGLAYYNKGEFSAARENFVRSLSIKPDFVHPKFFLSEAYYLSGDWQESLSELEQLESSNKLDLISKNRLDALRYRLGGGNRKDNLEYYKSILGDDLRRFRFRNPADLAVDEEGYLYVVSFDTANVVKFDANGFPVENFKGSFGRNLEGPVGISIRSKSIFVADYAGDKIYEFDTRGTYINRFGSTGKDPGSFHGPAGLYFTKEGFLYVSDMGNNRIQKLSRTGEPLQEIGVGILKQPAGIKVNNRGEIFVADRGNKRIVVFDHEGNFLKEINNPSFKRPRNLSIKDNKIVVADETAGLFIYDSVSKTWSGFDNFKDSKNKVRNFDQAFSVAFDYTGSMFVADFNRHRIESFSPKGQLSSNLDLIVERTISSDYPDISLVLHAKDRHGVPVKAIPRDSFRIYEMDNLSPLIGLTDMKKYNNRVSVSIVAENSQIVSDSYATIEKAIRPFLSEIRVEDKVQLLRSGRDTQTAYPFGKSMYDILKALRSFVPEEESQIGKSLQKGITDLLDSLGPRAIVAIVSGKDSKAAFTQFSPTKIIRFAVSHDIPIYFLCLGESGESVSVYKEIAEKTGGKFLTIPSGGTEKNLRSWIDSKKDRRYLLSFKSRINPNGMDVYVPVVVEAIFRNSNGKAETGFFTP from the coding sequence ATGGGGAGACGTGCGCAAACAAAACTTTTCGTTTTATTTCTACTCTTAGGAATTCTCACCCAATCTGGATGGTCCGAACCCCTGCCGAACTTCGGACTAAAAGAAAAAGAAGCCAGGACATTCTTCAAACGAGGCCTCGCCTATTATAATAAGGGAGAGTTCTCTGCGGCCAGAGAAAATTTTGTCCGTTCCCTCTCTATCAAACCTGATTTCGTTCATCCTAAGTTCTTTCTTTCGGAAGCGTATTATCTTAGCGGAGACTGGCAAGAGAGCCTTTCCGAATTGGAACAATTAGAATCTTCTAATAAACTAGACTTGATTAGCAAGAACCGTTTAGATGCGCTTAGATATAGACTAGGTGGCGGAAATAGAAAGGATAATTTAGAATATTATAAATCAATTCTCGGAGATGATCTAAGAAGATTCCGTTTTAGAAACCCCGCCGACTTAGCAGTAGACGAAGAAGGATATCTTTACGTAGTAAGTTTCGACACGGCTAACGTGGTCAAGTTCGATGCTAACGGTTTTCCAGTGGAAAATTTCAAAGGCTCCTTCGGTAGAAATTTAGAAGGACCAGTCGGTATCAGTATCCGAAGCAAATCCATCTTTGTTGCAGATTATGCAGGAGATAAAATTTACGAATTTGATACCAGAGGAACTTACATAAACCGTTTCGGTTCCACCGGCAAAGACCCTGGAAGTTTTCACGGGCCGGCAGGACTTTATTTTACGAAGGAAGGATTTTTGTATGTTTCCGATATGGGGAATAATCGGATCCAAAAACTTTCCAGAACGGGAGAGCCTCTCCAAGAGATAGGCGTTGGTATCTTAAAACAACCTGCAGGCATCAAGGTCAATAATCGCGGAGAAATTTTCGTAGCAGATCGAGGAAACAAAAGGATCGTCGTATTCGATCATGAAGGAAATTTTTTAAAAGAGATCAACAATCCTTCTTTCAAAAGGCCCAGAAATCTTTCCATCAAAGACAATAAGATAGTAGTCGCGGACGAAACTGCAGGACTTTTCATCTACGATTCCGTTTCTAAAACTTGGTCAGGCTTTGATAACTTTAAAGATTCTAAAAATAAAGTCCGAAATTTCGACCAAGCGTTTTCTGTTGCTTTTGATTATACGGGCTCCATGTTTGTTGCAGATTTTAATAGACATAGAATAGAATCTTTTTCTCCCAAAGGACAACTTTCCTCCAACTTAGATTTGATTGTTGAAAGAACTATCAGTTCCGATTATCCTGATATCTCTTTAGTTCTTCATGCGAAAGATAGACATGGAGTTCCGGTGAAGGCAATCCCTCGGGATTCTTTCCGCATCTATGAGATGGACAATCTTTCCCCTTTGATCGGCTTGACCGATATGAAAAAATACAATAATAGAGTAAGTGTTTCCATCGTTGCCGAAAATTCCCAGATCGTATCCGATTCTTATGCAACAATCGAGAAGGCGATCCGTCCGTTTTTGTCGGAGATCCGGGTAGAGGATAAAGTTCAACTTCTTCGCTCTGGAAGAGATACACAAACCGCCTATCCTTTCGGAAAAAGTATGTATGATATTCTGAAGGCGTTACGCTCCTTTGTTCCGGAAGAAGAATCTCAAATTGGAAAATCACTCCAAAAAGGTATTACGGATTTATTAGATAGTTTAGGCCCTAGAGCAATCGTTGCGATCGTTTCCGGAAAAGATTCTAAAGCTGCATTCACGCAATTTTCTCCCACTAAGATCATTCGTTTCGCGGTATCCCACGATATTCCGATTTATTTCCTATGTCTGGGAGAAAGCGGAGAATCCGTTTCTGTGTATAAAGAAATCGCGGAAAAAACAGGAGGGAAATTTTTAACAATTCCTTCCGGTGGAACGGAGAAGAACCTGAGAAGCTGGATAGATTCCAAGAAAGACAGAAGGTATCTTCTTTCCTTCAAAAGTAGGATCAATCCTAATGGAATGGACGTCTATGTCCCAGTAGTCGTAGAAGCTATTTTCAGAAATTCTAATGGAAAAGCGGAGACCGGATTTTTTACGCCATGA
- a CDS encoding TonB-dependent receptor, with protein sequence MKSILYKFNLLPVFLSLFLPFSEVFSLDVNVRGILKDSEGRPISGAKLFLTENKFVSRSGKDGSFEFQHVSPGNYTLVVSAPNYELKTERFEIKDLDKVLDIVLKPSLLEGVAINVTAKTVASDFLSTPQPTTVLEGRQLQRLRGQNVMSALENTPGTATLTTGAGTSKPVIRGLTGQRVLVMTDGVRQEEQQFGDDHTVDLDAFNVDKMEIVRGPGSVLYGSDALGGVINVIRSKAPTAKDGAPLLGGAISTNSFSNNKQDAGAISLFGYHKDTNFGYRVQTDTRKAGRITTPNGTLPNTGFHERNVNASLGTDGSWGNFYVDSFQRYQEQDLYDNPNESPGATAYQTVLHQKTHAHAFFILPFVNVELDAAYQRNNRREIEDKNRYMPIKDTLLDPSIDSFSKAASVYQVNKYDYKQGLNLSLDTTTADAKVHHKEWKGLKGTVGISGMQQRSNTIGTEPLIPGYGLSNIGFFLFEEWKLGDFSFSAGARTDKRSMDIRANADLGNLEQTRNYSASTGSLGTVWRFAKDFSLALNAGRGFRAPTPFELFANGVHEGSGRFEIGKDSLRPETSLNYDASVRFANDKFQAELSVFRNKIDNYIYSVSAGAIDPDSGLPVYRYRQDAAKLEGGEFSFQAQAASWLVLTGGIDILRAIIQKNVPPEILLNPGGTDPNSVYSDIKNKYLPRMTPNRARLGLRFTTNKLFGISKPYISMNGTFVQSQYKVDKLETPTQGYNLYDLGFGGEIPGLTNGTESATFDVAVLNIFDKEYVNHLSRYKEYALNPGTNLTFKTTIPFTLISE encoded by the coding sequence ATGAAAAGTATTTTATATAAATTTAATTTATTACCTGTTTTTTTAAGTTTATTTTTGCCTTTTTCGGAAGTTTTTTCCCTGGATGTGAATGTCAGAGGGATCCTCAAAGATTCGGAAGGACGTCCCATTTCAGGCGCCAAACTATTCCTGACGGAGAACAAGTTTGTATCCAGGTCGGGCAAAGATGGTAGTTTCGAATTCCAGCATGTTTCTCCGGGGAATTACACTTTAGTTGTATCTGCTCCGAACTATGAGCTGAAAACAGAACGATTCGAAATAAAGGATTTGGACAAGGTTTTAGATATCGTTTTAAAACCTTCTCTCTTAGAAGGTGTGGCTATCAATGTCACCGCTAAAACTGTGGCTTCCGATTTTTTATCCACCCCACAGCCTACTACGGTTTTAGAAGGGAGACAACTGCAAAGGTTGAGGGGACAGAACGTTATGTCTGCTTTGGAAAACACTCCGGGAACTGCAACCTTAACTACCGGTGCAGGGACTTCTAAACCGGTGATCCGAGGTTTGACAGGCCAAAGAGTTTTGGTAATGACCGACGGAGTAAGGCAAGAAGAACAGCAGTTCGGTGATGATCATACTGTTGACTTAGACGCGTTTAATGTGGATAAGATGGAAATTGTTAGAGGTCCTGGATCCGTTCTCTATGGCTCTGATGCATTAGGCGGTGTGATTAACGTGATCCGCTCTAAGGCACCGACCGCGAAGGATGGTGCTCCTCTTCTGGGTGGAGCAATCTCTACGAATAGTTTTTCGAACAATAAACAAGATGCAGGTGCGATCTCATTATTCGGTTATCACAAAGATACCAACTTTGGCTATAGAGTGCAAACGGATACTCGAAAGGCAGGAAGGATCACTACTCCAAACGGGACTCTTCCAAATACCGGCTTTCATGAAAGAAACGTGAATGCTTCTTTGGGAACGGATGGTTCTTGGGGAAACTTCTATGTGGATTCTTTCCAAAGATACCAAGAACAGGATTTATACGACAACCCGAATGAATCTCCCGGTGCGACTGCTTACCAAACTGTTCTTCATCAAAAGACTCATGCTCATGCTTTCTTCATTCTTCCTTTTGTGAATGTGGAATTAGATGCGGCCTATCAAAGAAACAATCGTAGAGAGATTGAAGATAAAAATAGATACATGCCTATCAAAGACACATTGCTGGACCCTTCTATCGATTCTTTCAGCAAGGCAGCTTCCGTCTATCAAGTGAATAAGTACGATTACAAGCAGGGTTTAAATCTTTCATTGGATACTACTACTGCTGATGCAAAAGTTCATCATAAAGAATGGAAAGGTTTGAAGGGCACAGTCGGCATTTCCGGAATGCAGCAGAGAAGTAATACTATAGGAACTGAACCTTTGATCCCAGGTTACGGTTTAAGCAATATAGGATTTTTCTTATTCGAAGAATGGAAATTGGGCGACTTCAGTTTTTCCGCAGGTGCCCGAACTGACAAAAGAAGCATGGATATTAGAGCTAATGCAGATCTGGGAAATTTGGAGCAAACCCGAAATTATTCAGCAAGCACAGGAAGTCTCGGAACTGTTTGGAGATTTGCAAAAGATTTTTCTTTAGCCTTGAACGCAGGTAGAGGTTTTAGGGCCCCAACTCCTTTCGAATTATTCGCGAATGGTGTTCATGAAGGAAGTGGTAGATTCGAGATCGGTAAAGATAGTTTAAGACCGGAAACTTCTTTGAATTATGATGCTTCTGTCCGTTTTGCTAATGATAAGTTTCAAGCTGAGTTGAGTGTTTTTAGGAACAAGATAGATAATTATATTTATTCTGTAAGTGCAGGTGCTATCGATCCTGATTCTGGCCTTCCCGTTTATAGATACAGACAAGATGCTGCGAAGTTAGAAGGTGGAGAATTCAGCTTTCAAGCTCAGGCAGCTTCCTGGCTTGTGCTAACCGGTGGTATCGATATTCTAAGAGCCATCATTCAAAAAAATGTTCCGCCAGAAATTCTTCTAAATCCCGGAGGAACAGATCCTAATTCAGTATATTCTGATATTAAAAATAAGTATCTTCCTAGGATGACCCCCAATCGAGCCCGCTTAGGTCTTAGATTCACTACGAATAAACTTTTCGGGATTTCAAAACCTTATATTTCCATGAACGGCACTTTTGTTCAATCCCAGTATAAGGTAGATAAATTAGAAACTCCAACCCAAGGTTATAATTTATACGATCTTGGCTTCGGAGGAGAAATTCCAGGATTAACAAATGGAACTGAATCCGCGACCTTCGACGTTGCTGTTTTAAACATTTTTGATAAAGAGTATGTGAATCATCTAAGTCGATATAAGGAGTATGCCTTGAACCCAGGGACTAATCTCACTTTCAAGACTACGATCCCATTTACTTTAATATCTGAATGA
- a CDS encoding tetratricopeptide repeat protein: MIGSKISNTHLNLKFLFRNFAVLFVLSFSFSLYSKQTIDWIKEGEGALASRNYPAAYDSFREAVNLNPLSVRSRLGLAEAALKLHKEKEALQSLDKVLELEPKNKKAVREKAITLAKLGRYEEAFLILKPFLEEDRYDSDLFPIYIEVQLASGKTQKASFEFHSAYSRIPKSKEVKTLEAKVEAFDGNFTKAAYLRNQLEAEASDDPAVFLESGKFLLIWAEKSQGSKRDSKIAEAAEKFERSVSLHPNEEEALKLLAKTRIYFGRYQEAEEYLNRLLGLFPNSTEYLYLRSYSRLKKDPTSKDAKTDLEKLISLDDLDPIARNRSELYALENLPEGNSLRRTLGEYRLQRYRANKNAFLYDLAWYHLIRAKELLPNRPEILVLTLEEYKRRGLFPSYFNLLLLLRDKFPDNKKYGYSVENNLEGFKTSLSYREGLVKIGEFGIQEDYGRTPPEVLVFDPDGEDFLAKHTDLPALAGKVLRHFLNSDPRIRNIDLDNIRKSESLESEPYSGAIHKTEKNYSSIKNSRGENARFVVSGKISFQDDNLRIEWSLRDHKEEKILGKFRIYAKGRDALAEATLRARDKILALIPASGKVHRVKEDSLIVNAGIIDGLKKGTTVYFFNSATLLGEGTVTEADLYTAKVVPKNQDAVLRNIAVGNKAYWKKTENPASN; encoded by the coding sequence ATGATCGGTTCCAAAATCTCAAATACACATCTGAACTTAAAATTTCTTTTCAGGAATTTCGCGGTTCTTTTTGTTTTATCTTTTTCATTCTCCCTTTATTCCAAACAAACTATTGATTGGATAAAAGAAGGAGAAGGTGCATTAGCTTCCAGAAATTATCCTGCCGCTTATGATTCCTTCAGAGAAGCGGTAAACTTAAACCCACTTTCTGTTCGTTCCAGATTGGGACTCGCAGAGGCTGCACTAAAACTTCATAAAGAAAAAGAAGCATTACAATCTTTAGATAAGGTCCTCGAGTTAGAACCTAAAAACAAAAAAGCAGTCCGAGAAAAAGCGATCACACTAGCTAAATTGGGACGATATGAAGAAGCATTTTTAATCCTAAAACCGTTCCTGGAAGAAGATAGATACGACTCCGATCTATTTCCGATCTATATTGAAGTGCAACTCGCCTCCGGAAAAACCCAAAAAGCAAGTTTTGAGTTTCATTCTGCATACTCTAGGATCCCTAAAAGTAAAGAAGTAAAAACCTTAGAAGCAAAAGTAGAAGCATTCGATGGTAACTTTACAAAAGCTGCATATCTCAGAAATCAATTAGAAGCTGAAGCTTCCGATGATCCGGCGGTGTTTTTAGAGTCAGGAAAGTTCTTATTGATCTGGGCCGAAAAATCTCAAGGAAGCAAGCGAGATTCTAAAATTGCAGAAGCAGCCGAAAAATTCGAGAGGTCCGTTTCCTTACACCCAAACGAGGAAGAAGCACTTAAATTATTAGCAAAGACCAGGATCTATTTCGGAAGATACCAAGAAGCGGAAGAATATCTAAACCGCTTATTAGGTTTATTCCCGAATTCCACAGAGTATTTATATTTGCGTTCTTATTCTAGACTGAAGAAAGATCCTACCTCTAAAGACGCTAAAACCGATCTGGAAAAATTGATCTCCTTAGATGATTTGGATCCTATCGCAAGAAATCGGTCGGAATTGTATGCATTGGAAAATTTACCGGAGGGAAATTCACTTAGAAGGACCTTAGGAGAATATAGACTTCAAAGATACAGAGCGAATAAAAATGCATTCTTATATGATTTAGCTTGGTATCACTTGATACGAGCTAAGGAACTTCTCCCCAATCGTCCCGAAATTTTAGTATTAACATTAGAAGAATACAAAAGAAGAGGACTCTTCCCAAGTTACTTCAACCTTCTACTGCTTTTAAGAGATAAATTTCCGGATAATAAAAAATACGGATATTCCGTGGAGAATAACTTGGAAGGTTTTAAAACTTCTTTAAGTTATAGAGAAGGCTTGGTTAAGATCGGAGAATTCGGGATCCAAGAAGATTACGGCAGAACTCCTCCCGAAGTCCTCGTCTTTGATCCGGATGGAGAAGATTTTTTAGCAAAACATACGGACCTTCCCGCATTGGCAGGCAAAGTTCTTCGCCATTTTTTAAATTCCGATCCAAGAATCCGCAATATCGATCTGGATAATATTAGAAAATCTGAAAGTTTAGAATCGGAGCCTTATTCCGGAGCCATTCATAAAACTGAAAAAAACTATTCTTCGATAAAGAACTCCAGAGGCGAAAACGCTCGTTTCGTTGTGAGCGGAAAAATTTCCTTCCAAGACGATAACTTACGTATTGAATGGAGTCTTAGAGATCATAAAGAAGAGAAAATTTTAGGCAAATTTAGGATCTATGCAAAAGGTAGAGATGCTTTAGCAGAAGCTACTCTAAGAGCAAGAGATAAGATCCTCGCCTTAATTCCTGCCAGCGGAAAAGTGCATCGAGTAAAAGAAGATTCGCTAATCGTAAACGCAGGGATCATAGACGGACTCAAAAAAGGAACGACTGTTTACTTCTTCAATTCGGCAACTCTACTCGGTGAGGGAACTGTAACCGAAGCGGATCTTTACACCGCCAAAGTGGTTCCTAAAAACCAGGATGCTGTTTTAAGAAATATCGCAGTAGGAAATAAAGCTTACTGGAAAAAGACGGAAAACCCTGCTTCCAATTAA